A portion of the Drosophila innubila isolate TH190305 chromosome 3L unlocalized genomic scaffold, UK_Dinn_1.0 0_D_3L, whole genome shotgun sequence genome contains these proteins:
- the LOC117788100 gene encoding serine/threonine-protein phosphatase PP1-like, translating to MAERNSYDGRHSSIRVRQPVLPPNLDLNFIISMLINCETPSQGVKLHESQIRYVCTEARPVLLRERTMLEIKPPVKICGDVHGQFEDLLRILHASGYPPNTKYLFLGDYVDRGRLSIETLTLLLAYKVRYPQVMWLLRGNHECASINRIYGFYDECKRRYSVKLWRYFVDTYDCMPLAALVGGRIFCVHGGLSPSLKSFEDIQAIKRPCEIPEQGLICDLLWSDPDEKVLGWGGNDRGVSVTFGADIVKNFCFRMGIDVICRAHQVVEDGYEFFARRQLVTVFSAPNYCGMFDNAGAVMVVNDDLVVSFVILRPTHSVRQGSLQPMLALGKNRNY from the coding sequence atggCGGAAAGAAACAGTTATGACGGTCGACATTCGTCCATTAGAGTTCGACAACCTGTATTGCCGCCAAATCTTGACCTCAATTTTATAATCAGTATGCTAATAAATTGTGAGACTCCTAGTCAGGGCGTAAAACTTCATGAGAGTCAGATAAGATATGTGTGCACGGAAGCCAGACCCGTATTGCTGAGGGAGAGGACAATGCTGGAAATAAAGCCGCCCGTGAAGATATGTGGCGATGTGCATGGCCAATTTGAGGATTTGTTGAGGATATTGCATGCATCGGGATATCCCCCGAATACCAAGTATCTTTTCCTAGGGGATTACGTGGATCGCGGCAGGCTTTCGATTGAAACATTAACCCTACTTCTCGCCTATAAAGTACGTTATCCCCAAGTCATGTGGCTGTTGCGCGGCAATCATGAGTGCGCCAGCATTAATCGTATCTACGGGTTCTACGATGAGTGCAAGCGTCGGTATTCCGTGAAGTTGTGGCGCTACTTTGTGGATACCTACGACTGTATGCCATTGGCGGCATTGGTCGGTGGCAGAATCTTCTGTGTCCATGGCGGTCTTAGTCCGAGTCTGAAGAGCTTTGAAGATATACAGGCAATTAAGCGACCTTGCGAAATACCCGAACAGGGTCTTATCTGTGATCTACTCTGGAGTGATCCGGATGAAAAGGTGCTCGGCTGGGGTGGAAATGATCGTGGAGTTAGTGTTACCTTTGGTGCTGATATTGTTAAGAACTTTTGCTTTCGCATGGGCATCGATGTCATCTGTCGGGCCCATCAGGTGGTCGAGGATGGCTACGAGTTCTTCGCCCGGCGCCAGCTGGTAACGGTCTTTTCCGCTCCCAACTACTGTGGCATGTTCGACAATGCGGGAGCTGTCATGGTTGTCAACGATGATCTGGTTGTCAGTTTTGTAATCCTCAGACCGACTCATTCGGTGAGACAGGGAAGTCTCCAGCCAATGTTGGCATTAGGAAAGAATCGAAATTACTAG